The following proteins come from a genomic window of Natronosalvus vescus:
- the thsA gene encoding thermosome subunit alpha, producing the protein MGNQPLIVLSDDSQRTSGKDAQSMNISAGKAVAEAVRTTLGPKGMDKMLVDSTGNVVVTNDGVTLLTEMEIDHPAANMIVEVSETQEEEVGDGTTSAVVVSGELLKRAEELLEQDIHATTLAQGYRQAAEKATEVLEDIAVEVDADNDEILEQIAATAMTGKGAENAKDLLSELVVRAVQTVADEDGIDTDNVKVEKVVGGSIENSELVEGVIVDKERVNENMPYFAEDASIALVDGALEIKETEIDAEVNVTDPDQLQQFLEQEEAQLKEIVDQLAAVGADVVFVDGGIDDMAQHYLAQEGIIAVRRVKSSDMKRLARSTGARPVNSVDDLTEEHLGFAGSVAQKDIAGDQRIFVEDVDDAKAVTLILRGGTEHVIDEVDRAIEDSLGVVRTTLQDGKVVAGGGAPEVELSLALRDYADSVGGREQLAIEAFADALEVIPRTLAENAGLDPIDSLVELRSAHDGGDVAAGLDAYTGDTIDMGEEGVYEPLRVKSQAIESATEAAVMLLRIDDVIAAGELKGGGSDDDEDEMPPGGGMGGGMGGMGGMGGMGGAM; encoded by the coding sequence ATGGGCAACCAGCCACTTATCGTACTTTCCGACGACAGTCAGCGTACGTCCGGAAAAGACGCACAATCGATGAACATCTCGGCCGGGAAAGCAGTCGCCGAGGCCGTCCGCACGACTCTCGGCCCGAAAGGGATGGACAAGATGCTCGTCGACTCGACGGGGAACGTCGTCGTCACCAACGACGGCGTCACGCTCCTGACGGAGATGGAGATCGATCACCCAGCCGCCAACATGATCGTCGAAGTCTCCGAGACCCAGGAGGAGGAAGTCGGCGACGGCACCACCTCCGCCGTCGTCGTCTCCGGTGAACTGCTCAAGCGTGCCGAGGAACTCCTCGAGCAGGACATCCACGCGACCACCCTCGCCCAGGGGTACCGCCAGGCCGCCGAGAAGGCGACCGAGGTTCTCGAGGACATCGCCGTCGAGGTCGACGCGGACAACGACGAGATTCTCGAGCAGATTGCAGCCACCGCGATGACCGGGAAAGGCGCGGAGAACGCGAAGGATCTGCTCTCCGAACTCGTCGTTCGCGCCGTCCAGACCGTCGCCGACGAGGACGGCATCGACACGGACAACGTCAAAGTCGAGAAGGTCGTTGGCGGCTCGATCGAGAACTCCGAACTCGTCGAGGGCGTCATCGTCGACAAAGAGCGCGTCAACGAGAACATGCCGTACTTCGCTGAGGACGCTTCCATCGCGCTCGTCGACGGCGCACTCGAGATCAAAGAGACCGAGATCGACGCCGAAGTCAACGTCACCGACCCCGACCAGCTTCAGCAGTTCCTCGAGCAGGAGGAAGCCCAGCTCAAGGAGATCGTCGACCAGCTGGCTGCCGTCGGCGCCGACGTCGTCTTCGTCGACGGCGGCATCGACGACATGGCCCAGCACTACCTGGCCCAGGAAGGCATCATCGCCGTCCGCCGGGTCAAATCCAGCGACATGAAGCGACTGGCCCGCTCGACCGGTGCCCGTCCCGTCAACAGCGTCGACGACCTGACCGAGGAGCACCTCGGCTTCGCCGGCAGCGTCGCCCAAAAGGACATCGCCGGTGACCAGCGCATCTTCGTCGAGGACGTCGACGACGCGAAAGCGGTCACCCTCATCCTCCGCGGTGGCACCGAACACGTCATCGACGAGGTCGACCGTGCAATCGAGGACTCCCTCGGCGTCGTTCGCACGACGCTCCAGGACGGGAAGGTCGTCGCTGGCGGCGGTGCCCCCGAAGTCGAACTCTCGCTGGCCCTGCGCGACTACGCCGACTCCGTCGGCGGCCGCGAACAGCTCGCGATCGAAGCGTTCGCAGACGCGCTCGAGGTCATCCCACGCACGCTCGCCGAGAACGCTGGGCTCGACCCCATCGACTCGCTCGTCGAACTCCGTAGCGCCCACGACGGCGGCGACGTCGCCGCTGGACTGGACGCCTACACGGGCGACACGATCGACATGGGCGAGGAGGGCGTCTACGAGCCCCTCCGCGTGAAGAGCCAGGCCATCGAGTCCGCCACCGAAGCAGCCGTCATGCTGCTGCGCATCGACGACGTGATCGCCGCTGGCGAGCTGAAAGGCGGCGGCAGCGACGACGACGAGGACGAGATGCCACCCGGCGGCGGCATGGGTGGCGGAATGGGCGGCATGGGCGGAATGGGTGGAATGGGCGGCGCGATGTAG
- a CDS encoding KH domain-containing protein, which translates to MQHVKIPQDRIGVLIGEGGETMRRIESEAEVRLDIDSENGSVAVDAVGDPVRGLKGPEIVRAIGRGFAPDDALRLLADDMMLFDLVDIDAASRNKNDLQRQKGRLIGEGGRTRELMEELSGASVVIYGSTLGIIGTPPEVDAARTAAEMLLDGAPHGAVYSYLEERHNEMKHQGMQYHRYPGGES; encoded by the coding sequence ATGCAGCACGTGAAGATTCCGCAGGATCGGATCGGCGTTCTCATCGGTGAAGGCGGGGAGACGATGCGTCGAATCGAGTCCGAAGCCGAAGTGCGACTCGACATCGACTCCGAGAACGGCTCGGTCGCCGTCGACGCAGTTGGCGACCCCGTCCGCGGCCTCAAAGGGCCCGAAATCGTGCGGGCGATCGGCCGCGGCTTCGCCCCCGATGACGCCCTCCGACTCCTGGCAGACGATATGATGCTGTTCGATCTGGTCGACATCGACGCCGCCTCCCGCAACAAAAACGACCTCCAGCGACAGAAGGGGCGGCTCATCGGCGAGGGCGGTCGCACCCGCGAACTCATGGAAGAGCTTTCCGGAGCCTCCGTCGTCATCTACGGCTCGACACTCGGCATCATCGGCACGCCGCCGGAAGTCGACGCCGCTCGGACGGCAGCCGAGATGCTCCTCGATGGGGCTCCCCACGGGGCCGTCTACTCCTACCTCGAGGAGCGCCACAACGAGATGAAACACCAGGGTATGCAGTACCACCGGTACCCCGGCGGCGAGTCCTGA
- a CDS encoding HTTM domain-containing protein, with translation MTDLKPDSLPRPSRAAVWNRVRARATVDTRALAALRILLGVTILIDLAHRWSGIELFYSDYGMYPVSAYETTYSRFTGLSMHAWSGEVWFQQLLFVIAALFAVALILGYRTRLVAIVSLVFLVSLQARNPAVLNGGDRLFRVLLLLAILTPIGERWSIDALRRGSARTQVTGFATLALLAQPLAVFSANAVEKHEGDTWYQGEALEIAMANDVMTVYLGNYLTAFPPLLEGLTYGWVVLLSGSIVFLFLTVGRLRAFFALVYISAFAGMATAMSVGLFPLVLTASVLAYLTPPFWDTIARRVPDRVTRYRPTAEALGPLSKPPLERRVLAQLRESDYERVADFGVEYARSFVSIIGLFALVWIVLFSAADVTSYEVPDEIDHQHLNEQRWGLYAPNPSTAYSWYAVEAELAIGQTVDPFDGGTVTADRPPDASQEYADFRERKYLETVRDSGGGDTNGLIAVNYAEWACQSATENLEGHAEVESVTVHRFLQSSPIDGEYDDVRHRTVIEYDC, from the coding sequence GTGACTGACCTGAAGCCAGATTCCCTTCCTCGCCCCAGCCGAGCCGCCGTCTGGAACCGCGTTCGGGCACGGGCAACCGTCGATACGCGTGCGTTGGCCGCCCTCCGGATCCTCCTCGGTGTGACGATTCTGATCGACCTGGCCCACCGCTGGAGCGGTATCGAGCTGTTTTATTCGGATTACGGTATGTACCCCGTGTCAGCGTACGAGACGACCTACAGCCGGTTTACCGGCCTCTCGATGCACGCCTGGTCGGGGGAGGTGTGGTTCCAGCAGCTGCTGTTCGTGATCGCCGCGCTGTTCGCGGTCGCCCTGATCCTGGGGTATCGCACGCGGCTGGTTGCGATCGTCTCCCTCGTCTTTCTGGTCTCGTTGCAAGCGCGCAACCCAGCCGTCCTCAACGGGGGAGATCGGCTGTTTCGAGTGCTGTTATTGCTCGCGATCTTGACGCCCATCGGCGAACGCTGGTCGATCGACGCCCTCCGCCGAGGGTCGGCCCGCACGCAGGTCACCGGTTTCGCTACCCTCGCGTTGCTCGCCCAACCGCTCGCGGTGTTCTCCGCAAACGCGGTCGAAAAACACGAGGGCGACACCTGGTACCAGGGCGAGGCCCTCGAGATCGCGATGGCCAACGACGTCATGACGGTCTACCTCGGGAACTACCTCACCGCGTTTCCACCCCTGCTCGAGGGACTTACCTACGGCTGGGTCGTCCTCCTGAGCGGATCTATCGTCTTTTTATTCCTGACAGTTGGGCGGCTTCGTGCGTTTTTCGCCCTCGTGTACATCAGCGCGTTCGCGGGAATGGCGACGGCGATGTCGGTCGGCCTGTTTCCGCTCGTGTTGACCGCCTCGGTACTCGCGTATCTGACGCCGCCGTTCTGGGACACCATCGCCCGCCGCGTTCCCGATCGAGTCACCCGCTACCGACCGACTGCCGAGGCGTTGGGCCCGCTCTCGAAGCCTCCGCTCGAGCGCCGAGTGCTCGCGCAACTCCGCGAAAGCGACTACGAGCGGGTAGCGGACTTCGGCGTTGAATACGCCCGCTCGTTCGTCTCGATCATCGGACTGTTCGCGCTCGTCTGGATCGTCCTGTTCAGCGCCGCCGACGTGACGTCCTACGAGGTACCCGACGAGATCGATCACCAGCACCTCAACGAACAGCGCTGGGGGCTGTACGCGCCGAACCCCTCGACAGCCTACAGCTGGTACGCGGTCGAGGCGGAGCTAGCGATCGGCCAGACCGTCGATCCGTTCGACGGCGGAACCGTCACCGCGGATCGCCCACCGGACGCCTCACAGGAGTACGCTGACTTCCGCGAGCGCAAGTACCTCGAGACCGTCCGGGACTCCGGAGGCGGCGACACGAACGGGCTCATCGCCGTCAACTACGCCGAGTGGGCCTGTCAATCGGCTACCGAGAACCTCGAGGGTCACGCCGAGGTCGAGTCGGTGACCGTCCACCGGTTCCTCCAGTCGAGTCCTATCGACGGCGAGTACGACGACGTCCGACACCGCACGGTTATCGAATACGATTGTTGA
- a CDS encoding HTTM domain-containing protein, giving the protein MVRDTRLTGSALRSRVSRNLKESVTIDARSLAVFRVFVGLLIIADVLLRSRNFWFFYTDEGVVPRSHAMAVTADNAFSIYHISTDPTVIAGLMIIQVLIAIQLIVGYKTRLATILSFLFVISLDYHNPFVTSYADVLFRLLVFWAIFLPLGERWSIDAVHRERNPRAEIASVASTLILGQMVFMYFYNGYHKAQSDVWGTGEAAPLVLGLDDMTFLLAEQVRAMPTLLSYGGLLWYAMMLISPLLLVLVGRKRMGLVALFMGGHFAFAITVRIGAFAYVAMAGLLLFIQPQIWRDGKAVLRYFDVDIEKPHARLKRLEHVAHAVPDWRLRGDAQRRARSQLYTLAIVTIVVTILLFSVGPYLPAGALVDEDAPHKQQIESTANAYMISQPDWTVFAPNPRTTDRYHVFVAQTDNGELLDVYNDRPLTFDRPHQELQKQYGTYRERFYMNSVRRAGDGSNTPALLAEHLCTTWEEEHDITLTHINMYVVSEDITIETINSPEDRDRSSRLFYEYGCGDHEPEQINFPDSMRP; this is encoded by the coding sequence ATGGTCCGTGACACACGGCTAACGGGATCTGCCCTCCGTTCTCGAGTCAGCCGCAACCTCAAGGAATCGGTCACCATCGATGCCCGGTCGCTCGCGGTGTTTCGGGTGTTCGTCGGGTTGCTCATCATCGCGGACGTCCTCTTGCGCTCGCGAAACTTCTGGTTCTTCTATACGGACGAGGGTGTCGTCCCGCGTTCCCACGCGATGGCGGTGACTGCCGACAACGCCTTCTCGATCTACCACATCTCGACCGATCCGACCGTCATCGCCGGGCTGATGATCATCCAGGTGCTGATCGCAATTCAGCTGATCGTCGGCTACAAGACCCGGCTGGCGACGATTCTGTCGTTCCTGTTCGTCATCTCGCTCGACTACCACAACCCGTTCGTCACGAGCTACGCCGACGTCCTGTTCCGGTTGCTCGTGTTCTGGGCAATCTTCCTTCCGCTCGGCGAACGGTGGTCGATCGACGCCGTTCACCGGGAGCGGAATCCGCGGGCCGAAATCGCGAGCGTCGCCTCCACGCTGATCCTGGGCCAGATGGTATTCATGTACTTCTACAACGGCTATCACAAGGCCCAGTCGGACGTGTGGGGAACCGGCGAAGCCGCCCCACTCGTCCTCGGCCTCGACGACATGACGTTTCTGCTGGCCGAGCAGGTACGGGCGATGCCGACACTGCTCAGCTACGGCGGGTTGCTGTGGTATGCCATGATGCTCATCTCGCCGCTGTTGCTCGTCCTCGTGGGGCGAAAGCGCATGGGCCTGGTCGCGCTGTTCATGGGTGGGCATTTCGCGTTCGCCATCACGGTTCGAATCGGCGCGTTCGCGTACGTCGCGATGGCCGGCCTGTTATTGTTCATACAGCCCCAGATCTGGCGCGACGGAAAAGCCGTCCTCCGATATTTCGACGTCGATATCGAGAAGCCGCACGCCCGCCTGAAACGACTCGAGCACGTCGCCCACGCGGTTCCGGACTGGCGGCTCAGGGGGGACGCCCAGCGCCGAGCTAGATCGCAGCTGTACACGCTCGCGATCGTGACCATCGTCGTCACGATTCTCCTGTTCTCGGTTGGGCCGTACCTCCCCGCGGGGGCCCTCGTGGACGAAGACGCGCCGCACAAACAGCAGATCGAATCGACGGCGAACGCCTACATGATCAGTCAGCCCGACTGGACGGTGTTCGCCCCGAACCCGCGAACGACCGATCGGTACCACGTCTTCGTCGCCCAGACCGACAACGGTGAGTTGCTCGACGTCTACAACGATCGGCCGTTGACGTTCGACCGGCCCCACCAGGAACTCCAGAAGCAGTACGGCACCTACCGGGAGCGGTTCTACATGAACAGCGTGCGACGGGCTGGCGACGGAAGCAACACGCCAGCACTGCTGGCCGAACACCTGTGTACGACCTGGGAGGAAGAACACGACATCACGCTCACCCACATCAATATGTACGTCGTGAGCGAGGATATCACGATAGAGACGATCAACAGCCCCGAAGACCGCGACCGCAGTTCGCGGCTGTTCTACGAGTACGGCTGTGGCGATCACGAACCGGAGCAGATCAATTTCCCGGACAGCATGCGCCCGTGA
- a CDS encoding Coenzyme F420 hydrogenase/dehydrogenase, beta subunit C-terminal domain, protein MATDGRDSSDPIETVPTNAPADAAPELVENDGADERDGAVTESGRHILTDGGHEEPYPGVPAIEGATGLDEDVVPAATPDRARAVESGTNDRETELTEDGCSPNDCTCGERAIRADGAGVSNVDEGGNLTDLEFTTPAGDVSQDVDNGDPATRVGIPEGVDLETPSYSIRSSMNDIETPDEKTWFMELDEAVIDEGRCIQCGTCVAACPSDSIGIGDDDLPELVKMCTGCSLCWDFCPRGGLRYERQWKITGGDDNVTGAGDPITEFSARVDEEWTENAQDGGLVTTVLAHLLEAGEIDGALIATESEDEPWKAESYLATSYEDLIANAGTIYNQTMALGHLDLDEWTHKLPDKPLEEISLALVGTPCEIEGIRALQDFEWEYDSHEAGVRAVDYTIALMCTKNFNYYSLMGEQLEEKRGIARADVGKMDVLHGKLMVYDHDGEMILEEDIGNFHDAALKGCDECADFTGYCADLTVGSVGSSDEYSSVIVRTEQGLKAWELTEPDLDYHDLEDRGAVGGLQSWDKKKAFESLERPFDADAPRFIDYTDHAEWYGTELNPHDTGH, encoded by the coding sequence ATGGCGACTGACGGGCGGGACTCGAGTGATCCAATTGAGACGGTTCCGACGAACGCTCCCGCCGACGCCGCCCCGGAACTGGTCGAGAACGACGGTGCTGACGAACGCGACGGCGCAGTGACGGAGAGCGGCCGCCACATCCTCACCGACGGCGGTCACGAGGAGCCGTACCCGGGCGTTCCGGCAATCGAAGGCGCGACGGGTCTAGACGAGGACGTCGTTCCGGCGGCGACGCCCGATCGGGCTCGAGCGGTCGAGTCAGGGACGAACGACCGCGAAACGGAACTGACTGAAGACGGCTGCAGCCCGAACGACTGCACCTGCGGCGAACGGGCAATCCGCGCCGACGGCGCGGGCGTCTCGAACGTCGACGAGGGCGGCAACCTGACCGACCTCGAGTTCACGACGCCCGCCGGGGACGTGAGCCAGGACGTCGATAATGGCGACCCCGCTACTCGCGTCGGGATTCCGGAGGGTGTCGACCTCGAGACGCCGTCATATTCGATTCGATCGTCCATGAACGACATCGAAACGCCGGACGAGAAGACGTGGTTCATGGAACTCGACGAGGCCGTCATCGACGAAGGGCGCTGTATCCAGTGTGGAACCTGCGTCGCCGCCTGCCCCTCCGACTCGATCGGCATCGGCGACGACGACCTGCCCGAACTCGTGAAGATGTGTACCGGCTGTTCGCTCTGCTGGGACTTCTGTCCCCGCGGTGGGCTCCGGTACGAACGCCAGTGGAAGATCACCGGCGGCGACGACAACGTCACAGGCGCGGGCGACCCAATCACGGAGTTCTCCGCGCGCGTCGACGAGGAGTGGACCGAAAACGCACAGGACGGCGGCCTCGTCACGACCGTGCTGGCGCACCTGCTCGAGGCGGGCGAAATCGACGGGGCGCTGATCGCGACCGAGAGCGAGGACGAACCCTGGAAAGCCGAGAGCTACCTCGCGACGAGTTACGAGGATCTGATCGCCAACGCGGGGACGATCTACAACCAGACGATGGCGCTGGGTCACCTCGACCTCGACGAGTGGACGCACAAACTCCCCGACAAGCCGCTCGAGGAGATCAGCCTCGCTCTCGTGGGCACTCCCTGTGAGATCGAGGGGATCCGCGCCCTGCAGGACTTCGAGTGGGAGTACGACTCCCACGAGGCAGGCGTCCGCGCCGTCGACTACACGATCGCGCTCATGTGCACCAAGAACTTCAACTACTACAGCCTGATGGGCGAGCAACTCGAGGAGAAGCGAGGGATCGCCCGCGCGGACGTCGGGAAGATGGACGTCCTCCACGGGAAGCTCATGGTGTACGACCACGACGGCGAGATGATCCTCGAGGAAGACATCGGGAACTTCCACGACGCCGCGCTCAAGGGCTGCGACGAGTGTGCCGACTTCACCGGCTACTGTGCCGATCTCACCGTCGGCTCGGTCGGCTCGAGCGACGAGTACTCGAGCGTCATCGTTCGAACCGAACAGGGGCTGAAAGCCTGGGAGCTGACCGAACCCGACCTCGACTACCATGACCTCGAGGATCGAGGAGCCGTCGGCGGCCTCCAGAGCTGGGACAAGAAAAAGGCGTTCGAGAGCCTCGAGCGACCGTTCGATGCCGACGCACCGCGATTCATCGACTACACCGACCACGCCGAGTGGTACGGGACGGAACTGAATCCACACGACACCGGGCACTGA
- a CDS encoding nitrite/sulfite reductase: MNTTERHKQEKHPLDVLEDVHEYAQEGLSFEEIEARAGDGEWERLKWAGMYAQKQEGYFMIRTKVPGGYLTPEQAEVIGQAATDFAVAPGAYGGAEQNELWGDAYLDITTRQDIQKHWIRIEDVPELWNRYDEVGLTTVQGCGDSARNVLGCPAAGLDGHECFDAQPVVDAVSDFFTENREYANLPRKFKLTITGCAHDCAQSQINDVGLVPARKTQADEVTYGFHARVGGGLSDGPRMASELDVFVPPADAVEFVRAVAQTFKELGDRYNRGLCRMRYLVEQLGPEKFEEAVRDRCTVDLPGSGEGLTVGYQGDHVGVHDQKQDGLKYVGFNVVTGRMGGDEFAAAARAAKRYGTDDASVRLATDQNLLITHVPEARVDDLLAEPFAQEYSPDPGPFSRGAVGCTGNEFCKYAIIETKQRTKRWARELDERIDVPDDVEVIRMHMSGCSASCAQPQIADIGFRGETVKLDSDGDGAEHGSATRSSGQSPGDGDALVEGMDVGLGGSLGTDNEFLDWIETAVPADSVVPALESLFDAYSDDRSEGERFYEWTRRLENDRLREIARRADAPIAGGVAHGD, translated from the coding sequence GTGAACACGACCGAGCGCCACAAACAGGAAAAACACCCCCTCGACGTCCTCGAGGACGTCCACGAGTACGCCCAGGAGGGACTGTCGTTCGAGGAAATCGAGGCTCGAGCGGGCGACGGTGAGTGGGAACGCCTCAAGTGGGCCGGCATGTATGCGCAAAAACAGGAGGGATACTTTATGATCCGGACGAAGGTTCCGGGTGGTTACCTCACGCCTGAGCAGGCTGAGGTGATCGGCCAGGCGGCGACGGACTTCGCCGTTGCCCCCGGGGCGTACGGCGGCGCGGAACAGAACGAGCTGTGGGGTGACGCCTACCTCGACATCACGACCCGCCAGGACATCCAGAAACACTGGATTCGGATCGAGGACGTGCCGGAACTCTGGAATCGCTACGACGAGGTCGGCCTGACCACGGTGCAGGGCTGTGGGGACTCCGCGCGGAACGTCCTCGGCTGTCCCGCCGCCGGCCTCGACGGCCACGAGTGCTTCGACGCCCAGCCGGTCGTCGACGCCGTCTCGGACTTCTTCACCGAAAACCGCGAGTACGCCAACCTCCCCCGGAAGTTCAAGCTCACGATCACCGGCTGCGCACACGACTGCGCACAGTCCCAGATCAACGACGTTGGCCTCGTGCCCGCGAGGAAGACGCAGGCGGACGAGGTCACCTACGGCTTCCACGCTCGAGTCGGCGGCGGCCTCTCGGACGGCCCGCGAATGGCCTCCGAACTCGACGTGTTCGTCCCGCCGGCGGACGCCGTCGAGTTCGTGCGGGCGGTCGCCCAGACGTTCAAGGAACTCGGCGACCGGTACAATCGCGGCCTCTGCCGAATGCGCTACCTCGTCGAACAGCTCGGCCCCGAGAAATTCGAAGAAGCCGTGAGAGATCGGTGTACGGTCGACCTCCCCGGGAGCGGCGAGGGGCTCACCGTGGGCTACCAGGGCGACCACGTCGGCGTCCACGACCAGAAACAGGACGGCCTCAAATACGTCGGTTTCAACGTCGTCACCGGCCGCATGGGCGGCGACGAGTTCGCCGCCGCCGCTCGAGCCGCGAAGCGCTATGGCACCGACGACGCCTCCGTTCGACTCGCGACCGACCAGAACCTCCTGATCACCCACGTCCCGGAAGCGCGCGTCGACGACCTCCTCGCCGAACCGTTCGCCCAGGAGTACAGCCCCGATCCGGGGCCGTTCTCGCGCGGAGCCGTCGGCTGTACGGGCAACGAGTTCTGCAAATATGCCATCATCGAGACCAAACAGCGCACGAAACGATGGGCGCGGGAACTCGACGAACGCATCGACGTCCCCGACGACGTCGAGGTGATCCGAATGCACATGTCCGGCTGCTCGGCCTCGTGCGCCCAGCCCCAGATCGCGGACATCGGTTTTCGCGGCGAGACGGTGAAACTCGATTCCGACGGGGACGGCGCGGAGCATGGCTCCGCGACACGATCGAGCGGGCAGAGCCCGGGAGATGGAGACGCCTTGGTCGAAGGGATGGACGTCGGCCTCGGCGGCTCCCTCGGTACCGACAACGAGTTCCTCGACTGGATCGAGACCGCCGTCCCCGCCGACTCCGTCGTCCCCGCCCTCGAGTCGCTGTTCGACGCGTACTCCGACGACCGTTCCGAAGGCGAGCGGTTCTACGAGTGGACTCGTCGCCTCGAGAACGATCGCCTCCGGGAGATCGCTCGTCGAGCCGACGCCCCGATTGCAGGAGGTGTCGCCCATGGCGACTGA
- a CDS encoding NmrA/HSCARG family protein, with protein MERDTILVIGSTGTQGGAVTRHLLERDVDVLALTRDSDQGEARELADQGAELVERTISSKNNVEALIEDADGVFLMTNFWEHGYDDEVEQGTNVVELAADVGVEHLVFSSVGGADRDTDIPHFDSKWEIERRIDELDVPATVVRPVFFAQNFEGFREAIEDGTLAMGLEPRTPLQVLDVEDLGAFVAEAFADPDRYIDEAFELAGDELTVRAMAVRFADALGSGVRAQHLSIDEVEEHQGEEYAVMFEWFNEYGYESPMDEIQAEHAVDFNRLEDYLVREW; from the coding sequence ATGGAACGAGACACGATCCTGGTGATCGGCTCGACCGGCACGCAGGGCGGGGCCGTCACGAGGCACCTCCTCGAGCGCGACGTCGACGTGCTCGCCCTCACACGAGACAGCGACCAGGGAGAGGCTCGGGAACTGGCCGACCAAGGGGCCGAGCTCGTCGAACGGACGATCAGTTCGAAAAACAACGTCGAGGCGCTGATCGAGGACGCCGACGGTGTCTTCCTGATGACGAACTTCTGGGAGCACGGCTACGACGACGAGGTCGAACAGGGGACGAACGTCGTCGAACTCGCCGCCGACGTCGGCGTCGAACACCTCGTCTTCTCGTCCGTCGGCGGTGCCGACCGCGACACCGACATCCCGCACTTCGACTCGAAGTGGGAGATCGAACGACGGATCGACGAACTGGACGTGCCGGCGACGGTCGTTCGTCCGGTCTTCTTCGCCCAGAACTTCGAGGGATTCCGCGAGGCCATCGAGGACGGCACCCTCGCGATGGGGCTCGAGCCACGAACCCCGCTGCAGGTACTCGACGTCGAGGATCTGGGCGCGTTCGTGGCCGAAGCGTTCGCCGACCCCGACCGCTACATCGACGAGGCGTTCGAGCTCGCGGGCGACGAACTCACGGTGCGGGCGATGGCAGTCAGGTTCGCCGACGCGCTCGGAAGCGGCGTCCGTGCCCAGCATCTCTCGATCGACGAGGTCGAGGAACACCAGGGCGAGGAGTACGCGGTGATGTTCGAGTGGTTCAACGAGTACGGCTACGAGTCGCCGATGGACGAGATCCAGGCCGAGCATGCCGTCGACTTCAACCGACTCGAGGACTACCTCGTCCGCGAATGGTGA
- a CDS encoding 4Fe-4S dicluster domain-containing protein — protein sequence MAIDPQFHENREKVGEENGVAVWGPVDEPEQLGIHGTHVAVDYDLCIADGACLEDCPVDVFTWVDTPGHPESEQKAEPTNEAQCIDCMLCVDVCPVDAIDVDAGRTA from the coding sequence ATGGCCATTGATCCGCAGTTCCACGAGAATCGGGAGAAAGTCGGTGAGGAAAACGGCGTCGCAGTCTGGGGGCCGGTCGACGAGCCCGAACAACTCGGTATTCACGGCACCCATGTCGCTGTCGACTACGACCTGTGTATCGCCGACGGGGCCTGCCTCGAGGACTGCCCGGTCGACGTGTTCACGTGGGTCGATACGCCCGGCCACCCCGAGAGTGAGCAGAAGGCCGAACCGACGAACGAAGCCCAGTGTATCGACTGCATGCTCTGTGTCGACGTCTGTCCGGTCGACGCAATCGACGTCGACGCCGGGCGCACGGCCTAG
- a CDS encoding DUF6757 family protein, with translation MNCHYCDQEAAFAAESDGLRVGLCEEHFRERLQELAEADGLETLKEQVNVDRAE, from the coding sequence ATGAACTGCCACTACTGCGACCAGGAAGCCGCTTTCGCCGCCGAGTCCGACGGGCTCAGGGTCGGCCTCTGTGAGGAGCACTTCCGGGAGCGGTTGCAAGAACTCGCCGAGGCAGACGGGCTCGAGACGCTCAAAGAGCAAGTGAACGTCGACCGTGCGGAGTGA